In Streptomyces sp. SN-593, a single genomic region encodes these proteins:
- a CDS encoding cation:dicarboxylate symporter family transporter, with product MSETVTIDAPPAAPKPPTPFYRDLAVQVLAGVALGVLVGNYAPSVGRHTQFLGDIFIHLIQMVVGLIIFCTVTHGIASVRDLGKVGRIAVRALVYFEVITTAALIIGLVVVNVLHPGSGVHIDLSHNGGAGTAPAKSEGFDDFLVGLVPTSAVQAFAQGDILQVLVFSVLFACGLASLGERSAPVLELVGTVQKTLFWIIGKVMRIAPLAAFGAIGYTVSKYGLGTLTSLGKLIGVFYLIVLLFFLLVLWPVSRYAGVSLLKVLRYFRAELLLVLGTSSSESVFPQLTSKLERLGVEQSVVGLVLPTAYSFNHDGTCLYFASVSVFLAQATGTDLGWQAQIGLLLILLLTSKGGAGVSGSAIAVLALTLSSTHKIPVDSIALVLGIHSILSAAFVFTNIAGNCVATLVVGKWENAIDRVRLHKELDAGFTTAA from the coding sequence ATGAGCGAGACCGTCACGATAGACGCGCCGCCCGCGGCGCCCAAACCCCCTACCCCGTTCTACCGGGACCTGGCCGTCCAGGTCCTCGCAGGCGTCGCGCTGGGCGTCCTGGTGGGCAACTACGCCCCCTCTGTCGGGCGGCACACGCAGTTCCTCGGCGACATCTTCATCCACCTGATCCAGATGGTCGTCGGGCTGATCATCTTCTGCACGGTGACCCACGGCATCGCGAGCGTGCGGGACCTGGGGAAGGTCGGCCGGATCGCGGTCCGGGCGCTGGTGTACTTCGAGGTGATCACCACCGCGGCCCTGATCATCGGGCTGGTCGTGGTCAACGTGCTGCACCCGGGCTCGGGAGTGCACATCGACCTGTCGCACAACGGCGGGGCCGGCACCGCGCCGGCCAAGTCCGAGGGCTTCGACGACTTCCTGGTCGGCCTGGTCCCCACCTCGGCGGTGCAGGCGTTCGCCCAGGGCGACATCCTCCAGGTGCTGGTGTTCTCGGTGCTGTTCGCCTGCGGACTGGCCTCGCTGGGCGAGCGGAGCGCGCCGGTGCTGGAACTGGTCGGCACCGTCCAGAAGACGCTGTTCTGGATCATCGGCAAGGTGATGCGGATCGCGCCCCTGGCGGCCTTCGGCGCCATCGGCTACACCGTCTCCAAGTACGGCCTGGGCACGCTCACTTCGCTGGGCAAGCTGATCGGCGTCTTCTACCTGATCGTGCTCCTCTTCTTCCTCCTCGTCCTGTGGCCGGTCTCCCGGTACGCCGGGGTCAGCCTGCTGAAGGTGCTGCGCTACTTCCGCGCGGAACTGCTGCTGGTGCTGGGCACCAGCTCGTCGGAGAGCGTCTTCCCGCAGCTCACGTCGAAGCTGGAGCGGCTGGGCGTCGAGCAGTCGGTGGTCGGCCTGGTGCTGCCGACCGCGTACAGCTTCAACCACGACGGCACGTGCCTGTACTTCGCCTCGGTGAGCGTCTTCCTCGCCCAGGCCACCGGTACCGACCTGGGCTGGCAGGCGCAGATCGGCCTGCTGCTCATCCTGCTGCTCACGTCCAAGGGCGGGGCGGGGGTCTCCGGCTCGGCGATCGCCGTGCTGGCGCTGACGCTCAGCTCCACGCACAAGATCCCCGTGGACAGCATCGCGCTGGTGCTGGGCATCCACAGCATCCTGTCGGCCGCGTTCGTGTTCACCAACATCGCGGGGAACTGCGTGGCCACGCTGGTGGTCGGCAAGTGGGAGAACGCCATCGACCGGGTCCGGCTGCACAAGGAACTCGACGCCGGGTTCACGACCGCCGCGTGA
- a CDS encoding PmoA family protein, with protein sequence MTLSLTHVHDDRITVTHRPTGTELFAYVYRPEAAWEAPKPYLHPIRTLGGGLVTDYRPHDHRWHKGLQFTASHLSGQNLWGGNTYVHGEGYLALPERIGSMAHAGFDEVSAGPGGAVIAERLTWHPYDGSLWAEEDRRIEVRADADAGAGTGSWTLTWSSAVTNRRAGPLRFGSPTTAGRPDAGYTGLFWRGPRAFRGGHAFTDRADSAERDLMGAQAPWLAYRGEHDGRDGHATLVFEHAPGNDHSGAQGTHPAHWFVRTDPFAAVAPSFAFHEELVLAPGETLSRAYRVHVADGVWDRAAVTAHLARHPW encoded by the coding sequence ATGACGTTGTCGCTGACCCACGTCCACGACGACCGGATCACCGTGACCCACCGGCCCACCGGTACCGAACTGTTCGCCTACGTCTACCGCCCGGAGGCCGCCTGGGAGGCGCCCAAGCCCTACCTCCACCCGATCCGCACCCTCGGCGGCGGCCTGGTCACCGACTACCGCCCCCACGACCACCGCTGGCACAAGGGCCTCCAGTTCACCGCCTCGCACCTGTCGGGCCAGAACCTGTGGGGCGGCAACACCTACGTCCACGGCGAGGGCTACCTCGCGCTGCCCGAGCGGATCGGCTCGATGGCGCACGCCGGCTTCGACGAGGTGTCCGCCGGCCCGGGCGGCGCGGTGATCGCCGAGCGCCTGACCTGGCACCCGTACGACGGCTCGCTGTGGGCCGAGGAGGACCGCCGGATCGAGGTCCGGGCCGACGCCGACGCAGGGGCCGGGACCGGCAGTTGGACCCTGACCTGGTCATCCGCGGTCACCAACCGCCGCGCCGGGCCGCTGCGGTTCGGCAGCCCCACCACCGCCGGGCGCCCCGACGCCGGCTACACCGGGCTGTTCTGGCGCGGGCCCCGCGCCTTCCGCGGCGGGCACGCCTTCACCGACCGCGCCGACAGTGCCGAGCGCGACCTGATGGGCGCGCAGGCGCCCTGGCTCGCCTACCGCGGCGAGCACGACGGCCGCGACGGGCACGCCACCCTCGTCTTCGAGCACGCGCCCGGCAACGACCACTCCGGCGCGCAGGGCACGCACCCCGCGCACTGGTTCGTGCGCACCGACCCGTTCGCCGCCGTGGCGCCCTCCTTCGCCTTCCACGAGGAACTGGTCCTGGCACCCGGCGAGACCCTGTCCCGCGCCTACCGCGTGCACGTCGCCGACGGCGTCTGGGACCGGGCCGCGGTCACCGCCCACCTGGCCCGGCACCCGTGGTGA
- the ligK gene encoding 4-carboxy-4-hydroxy-2-oxoadipate aldolase/oxaloacetate decarboxylase → MHELGVVHTTIERADPDAVARLSALGVATVHEAMGRLGLMRPSIRPVYSGARLCGTAVTVLLQPGDNWMLHVAAEQIRPGDVVVAACTSESHDGFFGELLATSYRARGARGLVIDGGCRDVADLERMDFPVFSAAIHAKGTVKATPGSVNVPVVCAGALVTPGDVVLADADGVVVVPAAKAAATADAGEAREANEETKRRRLAAGELGLDIYQMRDELRARGLRYTD, encoded by the coding sequence ATGCACGAACTCGGCGTCGTCCACACGACGATCGAGCGGGCCGATCCCGACGCAGTGGCGCGGCTGTCCGCGCTGGGCGTGGCGACCGTGCACGAGGCGATGGGCCGGCTCGGCCTGATGCGCCCCTCCATCCGGCCGGTCTACTCCGGCGCCCGCCTGTGCGGCACCGCGGTGACGGTGCTGCTCCAGCCCGGCGACAACTGGATGCTGCACGTCGCCGCCGAACAGATCCGGCCGGGTGACGTGGTGGTCGCGGCCTGCACGTCCGAGAGCCACGACGGCTTCTTCGGCGAGCTGCTGGCCACCTCCTACCGGGCGCGCGGCGCCCGCGGCCTGGTGATCGACGGCGGCTGCCGCGACGTCGCCGACCTGGAGCGGATGGACTTCCCCGTCTTCAGCGCGGCGATCCACGCCAAGGGCACGGTCAAGGCCACCCCCGGCTCGGTCAACGTGCCGGTCGTCTGCGCGGGGGCGCTGGTCACCCCCGGCGACGTGGTGCTCGCGGACGCGGACGGCGTGGTCGTCGTACCCGCCGCCAAGGCGGCCGCGACGGCCGACGCCGGGGAGGCCCGCGAGGCCAACGAGGAGACCAAGCGCCGGCGGCTCGCGGCCGGCGAACTCGGCCTGGACATCTACCAGATGCGCGACGAGCTGCGGGCGCGCGGCCTGCGCTACACCGACTGA
- a CDS encoding ABC transporter ATP-binding protein, producing the protein MATHQQARQPDTEDGAKLRVESARVTYRSRAGNVLAVDGIDLDVADGEFVAIVGPSGSGKSTFLMALDGLVPLSGGRIRVDGRPVDRPGPDRAVVFQDACLLPWRTVIDNVAYGLELAGAGRKERLRVAARLLALTGLGGFEGFYPDQLSGGMKQRVNIARALAADPQILLLDEPFSGLDAQTRESMQAELLKIWDARKKTAVFVTHQIDEAVYLADRVVAFSARPARVVSQWRVPFPRPRPLELKHSREHRDLEEEIWEVVRAQRAPDEVR; encoded by the coding sequence ATGGCCACCCACCAGCAGGCGCGGCAGCCGGACACCGAGGACGGCGCGAAGCTGCGGGTGGAGTCCGCACGCGTCACCTACCGGTCCCGCGCCGGGAACGTCCTCGCCGTGGACGGGATCGACCTCGACGTCGCCGACGGCGAGTTCGTCGCGATCGTCGGCCCCAGCGGTTCCGGCAAGAGCACCTTCCTGATGGCGCTGGACGGCCTGGTCCCGCTGTCCGGCGGGCGCATCCGGGTGGACGGCAGGCCGGTCGACCGCCCCGGGCCGGACCGCGCCGTGGTGTTCCAGGACGCGTGCCTGCTGCCGTGGCGCACGGTGATCGACAACGTGGCCTACGGTCTGGAGCTCGCCGGGGCCGGCCGGAAGGAGCGGCTGCGCGTGGCGGCCCGACTGCTCGCCCTGACCGGGCTGGGAGGTTTCGAGGGGTTCTACCCCGACCAGTTGTCCGGGGGCATGAAGCAGCGGGTGAACATCGCCCGGGCACTGGCCGCGGACCCGCAGATCCTGCTGCTGGACGAGCCGTTCTCCGGGTTGGACGCGCAGACCCGCGAGAGCATGCAGGCGGAACTGCTCAAGATCTGGGACGCCCGCAAGAAGACGGCGGTCTTCGTGACGCACCAGATCGACGAGGCGGTCTACCTCGCCGACCGGGTGGTGGCGTTCAGCGCGCGGCCGGCCCGGGTGGTGTCGCAGTGGCGAGTCCCCTTCCCGCGGCCGCGCCCGCTCGAACTCAAGCACAGCCGGGAGCACCGCGACCTGGAGGAGGAGATCTGGGAGGTGGTGCGGGCCCAGCGGGCCCCTGACGAGGTCCGCTGA
- a CDS encoding GntR family transcriptional regulator produces the protein MAQDRKSGRAGRSAVQQGVRQALAAGDMVPGQRLVEQELSDGFGVTRSSVREALQELAAEGLVELVPNRGARVRVVSIEDAVLITECRSALEVLCARRAAVHATDDDRQALGGIGEGMRAAVAEGALDTYSALNRRLHERVAAASGQTVAESLLDRLNAQMVRHQFRLAARAGRPAQSLPQHLAIIDAIVAGDPDAAEKATRAHLDSVLEQVRATAGGAPSLVP, from the coding sequence GTGGCGCAGGACCGGAAGTCGGGGCGGGCGGGGCGGAGCGCGGTGCAGCAGGGCGTCCGCCAGGCGCTCGCGGCCGGGGACATGGTTCCCGGCCAGCGGCTGGTGGAGCAGGAGTTGTCGGACGGCTTCGGCGTCACCCGCAGTTCGGTCCGCGAGGCCCTCCAGGAACTGGCCGCCGAGGGGCTGGTGGAACTGGTCCCGAACCGGGGCGCGCGGGTCCGCGTGGTCTCGATCGAGGACGCCGTGCTGATCACGGAGTGCCGCTCCGCCCTCGAAGTCCTGTGTGCGCGGCGGGCGGCCGTCCACGCGACGGACGACGACCGGCAGGCGCTCGGCGGGATCGGGGAGGGCATGCGCGCGGCCGTCGCGGAAGGCGCCCTGGACACCTACTCCGCCCTCAATCGCCGCCTGCACGAGCGGGTGGCCGCCGCGAGCGGCCAGACGGTGGCCGAGTCGCTGCTCGACCGGCTCAACGCCCAGATGGTGCGCCACCAGTTCCGGTTGGCCGCCCGCGCGGGCCGGCCCGCCCAGTCGCTCCCCCAGCACCTGGCGATCATCGACGCGATCGTGGCCGGGGACCCGGACGCCGCCGAGAAGGCGACGCGGGCACACCTCGACAGCGTCCTGGAACAGGTGCGCGCCACCGCCGGCGGCGCCCCCTCCCTCGTCCCCTGA
- a CDS encoding GntR family transcriptional regulator, translating into MKGVAARLHVGARIRHALWVGEIVPGQRLVEQDLADRLEVTRSSVREALLDLASDDLVELVPNRGARIRVVSVEEAVQITECRSALERLCARKAAERVTPEQRAALAEVGEQLRTAVAEGALEAYSTLNRRLHDLIIEFSGQAVARRQLERLNTQMVRFQFRLAMRPGRPQESLPQLLAIVDAVGSGDPDAADKAAEAQLAGVIAQLRASDPPAALSGW; encoded by the coding sequence ATGAAGGGAGTCGCCGCGCGGCTCCACGTCGGCGCCCGGATCCGCCACGCCCTGTGGGTCGGCGAGATCGTCCCCGGGCAGCGGCTGGTGGAACAGGACCTGGCCGACCGGCTGGAGGTCACCCGCAGCTCCGTCCGCGAGGCGCTGCTCGACCTCGCCTCGGACGACCTGGTGGAGCTGGTGCCCAACCGCGGCGCCCGGATCAGGGTGGTCTCGGTCGAGGAGGCCGTCCAGATCACCGAGTGCCGCTCCGCGCTGGAGCGGCTGTGCGCGCGCAAGGCGGCCGAGCGCGTCACCCCGGAGCAGCGCGCCGCGCTGGCCGAGGTCGGCGAGCAACTGCGCACGGCGGTCGCGGAAGGAGCGCTGGAGGCGTACTCCACCCTCAACCGCAGGCTGCACGACCTGATCATCGAGTTCAGCGGCCAGGCCGTCGCCCGGCGCCAGCTCGAACGGCTCAACACGCAGATGGTGCGCTTCCAGTTCCGGCTGGCCATGCGGCCCGGCCGGCCTCAGGAGTCGCTGCCGCAACTGCTGGCCATCGTGGACGCCGTCGGCTCCGGCGACCCCGACGCCGCCGACAAGGCCGCCGAGGCGCAGCTGGCCGGCGTCATCGCGCAGTTGCGGGCGAGCGATCCCCCGGCCGCCCTGAGCGGATGGTAG
- a CDS encoding amidohydrolase family protein, whose amino-acid sequence MLVIDTHTHVISPDEDRYPTDPIGGHRSTWSQDHPVDLDGLLHALDDAGIDRAVVVQASTVYGHDNRYLADSVAAHPDRLTGVYSLDATAPDAVDRINHWQSRGLNGFRLFTTGTTMPGQADWLGHPDSYPAWEHAEKHDIPICLQMTIHGIPALRTTLDHYPRTRVLLDHCARPDLTDGPPYHTSQALLDLAQYPGVHLKLTHRALDAATQGASTIPDFLTTLHTTYGPSRIMWGSNYPAAQGPLTNLLTQARTHLTTLPETATTAILGGTANTFYFHTPATPATPTPATPATATPGAHHA is encoded by the coding sequence ATGCTGGTGATCGACACCCACACCCACGTCATCTCGCCCGACGAGGACCGCTACCCCACCGACCCGATCGGCGGACACCGCTCCACCTGGTCACAAGACCACCCCGTCGACCTCGACGGACTCCTGCACGCCCTCGACGACGCCGGCATCGACCGCGCCGTCGTCGTCCAAGCCTCCACCGTCTACGGACACGACAACCGCTACCTCGCCGACTCCGTCGCCGCCCACCCCGACCGCCTCACCGGCGTCTACTCCCTCGACGCCACCGCACCCGACGCCGTCGACCGCATCAACCACTGGCAATCCCGCGGCCTCAACGGCTTCCGCCTGTTCACCACCGGCACCACCATGCCCGGACAAGCCGACTGGCTCGGCCACCCCGACAGCTACCCCGCCTGGGAACACGCCGAAAAACACGACATCCCCATCTGCCTCCAGATGACCATCCACGGCATCCCCGCCCTACGCACCACCCTCGACCACTACCCCCGCACCCGCGTCCTCCTCGACCACTGCGCCCGCCCCGACCTCACCGACGGACCCCCCTACCACACCTCCCAAGCCCTCCTCGACCTCGCCCAATACCCCGGCGTCCACCTCAAACTCACCCACCGCGCCCTCGACGCCGCCACCCAAGGCGCCTCCACCATCCCCGACTTCCTCACCACCCTCCACACCACCTACGGACCCTCCCGCATCATGTGGGGATCCAACTACCCCGCCGCCCAAGGCCCCCTCACCAACCTCCTCACCCAAGCCCGCACCCACCTCACCACCCTCCCCGAAACCGCCACCACCGCCATCCTCGGCGGCACCGCCAACACCTTCTACTTCCACACCCCCGCAACCCCCGCAACCCCCACCCCGGCAACCCCCGCAACCGCCACCCCCGGGGCCCACCATGCCTGA
- a CDS encoding ABC transporter permease — MTAPRRTAREVWTAVRPVLLGALCLLLLVGLWQLAVEEHWVKPLFLPGPSKVVHALGTLFSDGEIWSNLRVSGEEFAIGLGVSVVLGALLGLLTGWYRAADEFLKPLVVGINSMPQVAVVPVLILIFGIGMTPKIVVVVLSCTTVILMNTAAGVGNVDWQLRRLARSFGGSDLKVIRTIVLPTLVPFFMTGLRISIGRAMIGVVVGEIFASKAGIGNVLISASNSFNMPVMYATVAVITFLGIALTQVAALLERRMQRWRR; from the coding sequence GTGACGGCGCCGCGCCGGACGGCGAGGGAGGTGTGGACGGCGGTCCGCCCGGTCCTGCTGGGCGCGCTGTGCCTGCTGCTGCTGGTCGGCCTGTGGCAGCTCGCGGTCGAGGAGCACTGGGTCAAACCGCTGTTCCTGCCCGGTCCGTCGAAGGTCGTGCACGCCCTGGGCACGCTCTTCTCCGACGGCGAGATCTGGTCGAACCTGCGGGTCTCGGGTGAGGAGTTCGCGATCGGCCTGGGCGTCTCGGTCGTCCTCGGCGCCCTGCTCGGGCTGCTCACCGGCTGGTACCGGGCGGCCGACGAGTTCCTGAAGCCCCTGGTCGTCGGCATCAACTCGATGCCCCAGGTCGCCGTCGTGCCGGTGCTGATCCTGATCTTCGGCATCGGCATGACGCCGAAGATCGTGGTCGTGGTGCTGAGCTGCACCACGGTCATCCTGATGAACACCGCGGCCGGCGTCGGCAACGTGGACTGGCAACTGCGCCGGCTGGCCCGCAGCTTCGGCGGCAGCGACCTCAAGGTCATCCGGACGATCGTGCTGCCCACGCTGGTGCCCTTCTTCATGACCGGGCTGCGCATCTCCATCGGGCGGGCCATGATCGGCGTCGTGGTGGGCGAGATCTTCGCGTCGAAGGCGGGGATCGGCAACGTCCTCATCTCGGCCAGCAACTCGTTCAACATGCCGGTCATGTACGCGACCGTCGCCGTCATCACCTTCCTGGGCATCGCGCTGACGCAGGTCGCGGCGCTGCTCGAACGCCGGATGCAGCGGTGGCGCCGGTGA
- a CDS encoding ABC transporter substrate-binding protein, with translation MGSRHTTDRFPRRRALLLPVLLTVTASLGLAACGSSGTSSGSSSGGASADRITFGDLSPTTTLTPFYAAEYEGFFKKAGLDVSVEKFTGGGSSSVAALATGAVDVASGGPTNFIGDIAEKAVSGRIFAQAAGAQYDVLAAKGITSIAQLKGRTIGVSGGNSADEIYLMAVLSHYGVDPDDVTFVTAGTLAQRFGAVSGGTVKATAELNTQRSVEQRVGTVVLKAEDSAVQVPNVTFWASDDALRSRPAALRKLVGVLVSSARWAAQPAHRKAAVADCEKGSGATAESCEETLAVNTDPARAGRWTWSSTWAVDTAGIAKAISATAQVIPDAKGLSVADVVDTSLTGTRP, from the coding sequence ATGGGATCACGCCACACGACCGACCGTTTCCCGCGCAGGCGCGCCCTGCTCCTGCCCGTCCTGCTCACCGTGACCGCGTCCCTCGGCCTGGCCGCCTGCGGCTCGTCGGGGACGTCCTCCGGATCGTCGTCGGGGGGAGCGTCCGCCGACCGGATCACCTTCGGCGACCTGAGCCCCACCACGACCCTGACGCCGTTCTACGCGGCGGAGTACGAGGGGTTCTTCAAGAAGGCCGGACTCGACGTCTCGGTCGAGAAGTTCACCGGCGGCGGCTCCTCCTCGGTCGCCGCGCTGGCCACCGGCGCCGTGGACGTCGCCTCCGGCGGCCCCACCAACTTCATCGGCGACATCGCCGAGAAGGCCGTCTCCGGCAGGATCTTCGCCCAGGCGGCGGGGGCCCAGTACGACGTCCTCGCGGCCAAGGGCATCACCTCGATCGCCCAGCTCAAGGGCCGGACCATCGGGGTGTCGGGCGGCAACTCGGCCGACGAGATCTACCTGATGGCGGTGCTGTCCCACTACGGCGTGGACCCCGACGACGTCACCTTCGTCACCGCGGGCACGCTCGCCCAGCGCTTCGGCGCCGTCTCCGGAGGCACCGTCAAGGCCACCGCGGAACTCAACACCCAGCGCTCGGTGGAGCAGCGGGTGGGCACCGTCGTGCTCAAGGCCGAGGACAGTGCCGTGCAGGTCCCCAACGTGACGTTCTGGGCGTCCGACGACGCGCTCAGGTCCCGTCCGGCGGCGTTGCGGAAGCTGGTGGGCGTCCTGGTCTCCTCCGCCAGGTGGGCCGCGCAGCCCGCGCACCGGAAGGCGGCCGTGGCCGACTGCGAGAAGGGCAGCGGAGCGACCGCGGAGAGCTGCGAGGAGACGCTCGCCGTCAACACCGACCCCGCGCGGGCCGGCAGGTGGACCTGGTCCTCGACCTGGGCGGTGGACACCGCCGGCATCGCCAAGGCGATCAGCGCGACCGCCCAGGTGATCCCCGACGCCAAGGGGCTGTCCGTCGCGGACGTCGTGGACACCTCGCTCACCGGGACGCGGCCGTGA
- a CDS encoding amidohydrolase family protein, translating into MIIDCHGHYTTAPAALGDWRDRQVRALAGDGEPPRPADLRIGDDEIRETIEANQLRQMDERGIDLTVFSPRASFMAHHVGDFAVSEAWARCCNDLCARVGELFPDRFAPAAMLPQSPGVDPATCVPELVRAVEELGAVAVNLNPDPSGGHWSAPPLTDRSWYPLYEKIVELDVPVMVHVSTSANPAFHTTGAHYLNADTTAFMQLLQGDLFADFPTLRMVIPHGGGTVPYHWGRFRGLAQALGRPEPAEHVLGNVYFDTCVYHQPGIDLLLKVIPHANVLFASEMIGAVRGIDPDTGHHFDDTRRYVEQAGLSAADLAAITEGNARAVYPRLDARLRASGR; encoded by the coding sequence TTGATCATCGACTGCCACGGCCACTACACGACCGCACCCGCGGCTCTGGGCGACTGGCGCGACCGCCAGGTCCGGGCCCTGGCCGGCGACGGCGAACCGCCGCGACCCGCCGACCTGCGGATCGGCGACGACGAGATCCGCGAGACCATCGAGGCCAACCAGCTCCGGCAGATGGACGAGCGCGGCATCGACCTGACGGTCTTCTCCCCGCGCGCGTCGTTCATGGCCCACCACGTCGGCGACTTCGCCGTGTCGGAGGCGTGGGCACGGTGCTGCAACGACCTGTGCGCCCGGGTCGGCGAGCTGTTCCCCGACCGGTTCGCGCCGGCCGCGATGCTGCCGCAGTCGCCCGGGGTCGATCCGGCGACCTGCGTGCCGGAGCTGGTCCGCGCGGTCGAGGAGCTCGGCGCCGTGGCGGTCAACCTCAACCCGGACCCCTCCGGCGGCCACTGGAGCGCCCCGCCGCTGACCGACCGCTCCTGGTACCCGCTGTACGAGAAGATCGTCGAACTCGACGTCCCCGTGATGGTGCACGTGAGCACCAGTGCGAACCCCGCGTTCCACACCACCGGCGCGCACTACCTCAACGCCGACACCACCGCCTTCATGCAGTTGCTCCAGGGCGACCTGTTCGCCGACTTCCCCACCCTGCGGATGGTCATCCCGCACGGCGGCGGCACCGTCCCCTATCACTGGGGGCGCTTCCGCGGCCTCGCCCAGGCGCTCGGCAGGCCGGAGCCGGCCGAACACGTGCTGGGCAACGTCTACTTCGACACCTGCGTCTACCACCAGCCCGGGATCGACCTGCTGTTGAAGGTGATCCCGCACGCCAACGTGCTCTTCGCCTCGGAGATGATCGGCGCGGTGCGCGGCATCGACCCCGACACCGGGCACCACTTCGACGACACCCGCCGCTACGTCGAGCAGGCGGGCCTGTCCGCCGCGGACCTCGCGGCGATCACCGAGGGCAACGCCCGCGCCGTCTACCCCCGGCTCGACGCGCGCCTGCGGGCGTCCGGCCGCTGA
- a CDS encoding Gfo/Idh/MocA family protein, with translation MSPYDPNTPLRTAVVGTGSIARGAHLPALATLAAEGAVRIVAVADVAEEAARAAAEEFAVADALTDLDTLLARARPDLVVLCTPPSLHREQAIAAVRAGAHVWCEKPPCPSLADYDAVTAAADPAPGSPATSFVFQHRFGSGARHVRRLLRAGAFGRPLVAHCQTTWYRDAAYYAVPWRGRWETEGGGPAMGHGIHQTDLLLDLMGPWREVRAMAARLVHDVQTEDVSTAQVRFAGGAVATVVNSVLSPDEVSRIRIDCERATIELTHLYGYRNADWRITPAPGVPAATAAAWNDFGPDEPSSHLAQLRALVADIRTGVLHPTSGEGGRRVVEFTAALYKSAFTDATVRAGEIGPGDPFYAAMHGGAPDRLPVDAREEDQPA, from the coding sequence ATGTCGCCGTACGACCCGAACACCCCGCTGCGCACCGCCGTGGTGGGAACCGGTTCCATCGCCCGAGGAGCGCACCTGCCCGCGCTCGCCACCCTGGCGGCGGAGGGCGCGGTGCGGATCGTCGCCGTCGCCGACGTCGCCGAGGAGGCGGCCCGCGCCGCCGCCGAGGAGTTCGCCGTGGCGGACGCCCTCACCGATCTCGACACCCTGCTCGCCCGGGCACGCCCCGACCTGGTGGTGCTGTGCACCCCGCCGTCGCTGCACCGGGAGCAGGCGATCGCCGCGGTGCGGGCCGGTGCGCACGTGTGGTGCGAGAAGCCGCCGTGCCCCTCGCTCGCGGACTACGACGCGGTGACCGCCGCCGCCGATCCGGCCCCCGGCTCCCCCGCGACCTCGTTCGTCTTCCAGCACCGGTTCGGCTCCGGCGCCCGGCACGTGCGGCGGCTGCTGCGCGCGGGTGCGTTCGGCCGGCCGCTGGTCGCCCACTGCCAGACCACCTGGTACCGGGACGCCGCCTACTACGCGGTGCCGTGGCGCGGCCGCTGGGAGACCGAGGGCGGCGGCCCCGCCATGGGCCACGGCATCCACCAGACCGACCTGCTGCTGGACCTGATGGGTCCGTGGCGCGAGGTCCGCGCGATGGCCGCCCGGCTGGTGCACGACGTGCAGACCGAGGACGTCTCCACCGCCCAGGTCCGGTTCGCGGGCGGCGCGGTCGCCACCGTCGTCAACAGCGTGCTCAGCCCCGACGAGGTCAGCCGCATCCGGATCGACTGCGAGCGCGCCACGATCGAGCTCACCCACCTGTACGGCTACCGCAACGCCGACTGGCGGATCACCCCCGCGCCCGGCGTCCCGGCGGCGACCGCCGCGGCCTGGAACGACTTCGGCCCCGACGAGCCCAGCTCCCACCTGGCCCAACTGCGCGCCCTCGTCGCGGACATCAGGACCGGTGTCCTCCACCCGACCAGCGGCGAAGGCGGCCGGCGGGTGGTGGAGTTCACCGCCGCGCTCTACAAGTCCGCCTTCACCGACGCCACCGTCCGGGCCGGCGAGATCGGCCCGGGCGACCCGTTCTACGCCGCCATGCACGGCGGTGCCCCCGACCGGCTGCCGGTCGACGCCCGCGAGGAGGACCAGCCCGCATGA